ACCCAAGCATCCGCTGTATCGGCCAGACCATCAAGATGTAAACCTCCGGTTAGCCAGACCCACAGAATCAGACAAATTGTTGCCAGTAGAACCGCCGGCAAGGCATGAAACAGCGACACGACCGCATATAAAATACCGCCAATAAGCAGGCCAATCACTGGATAAAATAACAAGGCACGCGCATTTTGCAGCGGGCTGGGCACAGATTTTAATTGCACCGGGAAAATCGTAAGAAACTGCAGAGCAATCCAGAAAGCGCTCATACGGAGTTACCTTGAGCCATCATCAGTTCACCTTGGGCAGAAATCTGAAATGCATGTAGTTCAGCCAAAGCGGCCTCTTGACTCAATAGCTGATTTAAATCCTGCTGCAGAGCCAAACATTTCAGCAACTTAATGACACCTCCATGACTGATGACTAAAGCATGTGACCAACGGTGCTGTGATAGTACCATCTGAAGCTCTGTTATTGCATTCATCACTCGCTGCTGAAAATCGGTCAGAGATTCGGCATTAGGCGGAGTAAAACGTGTGGGAAATTGCCAAAAATTGGCGAGTAGTTCTGGTGAATGAGCATAAATATCTGCCGTGGCCTGGGCTTCCCAATCACCAAAAAACATTTCCTGTAAACCGGGCTGATAAATCAACGGCAACTGTAACTGAGCTGCCAAAGTTTCAGCAAACTGGGCGCAACGTTGCAAGGGCGAACTCACAATCACTTGCCATTGCACGGGGGATTGTATCGCACGATTTATCGTGGATTGCATCTGGCTCCATCCTAACGCAGTCAAAGCATCATCGGTTTGTCCGCGCAAGATGTGGCTTAAATGGCTCTCGCCATGCCGCAAGATATCAAAGTGCAACACATTAAACCTGCTGGCCAATCACAGCGGCTTCTGCGAAAGTGGCCATATTATTGTGGAGTGAACAGGCTAAACGGATTAAACCGAGTGCAGCTCCAGCACCACTACCTTCTCCTAGGCGAAGATTCAGTTTTAATAACGGCTCTGCTTGCAATTCGGTTAAAATCCGCACATGACCATATTCAGCCGACTGATGACCAAACAGCATCCAGTCACGCACAACCGGATTTAACCGAACAGCGCAGAGTGCTGCCACAGAACTGATAAAACCATCCACTACAATCGGCAAGCCAACCTGTGCACAGCGAATATAAGCGCCAGTCATTGCTGCAATTTCGAGGCCACCTACGGCACAAAGGGCATGAAAGGCATCGTCTTGGACAAAATCTCGATGCCGTTGTACCGCCTGATCGATGACCTTCTTCTTGTGCTGTAATCTTTCTTGCTGAATCCCCGTACCCACTCCGGTTAAATCTTCTGCTGGTTCATTAAGTAATAAACACGCCAAAGCTGAGGCCGAGCAAGTATTCCCGATTCCCATTTCTCCGGCGACAAAAATTGAAGCATTTGAGGATAAAGCCTTTTCTACACTCTGCGCACCTAACTGCATGGCCTCTTGACACTGTTCGGCTGTCATTGCTATTTCATGGATAAAATTTGCGGTGCCTGGTGCGATACAATAACGCTCTACTCCTTGATAATCATAAGGTTCTCCTACAGAACCACAATCAATCACCTGCAAGGTTGCATTGTATTCTTTGGCAATTACGCTAATACAGGCACCACCTGTGGCAAAGTTTTGCAGCATTTGTCGAGTGACCGCTTGAGGATAAGCCGAGATATTTTCCTCCATCACCCCATGATCTCCAGCAAAAATGGTAATCCAAGGCTGGTCAATATTCGGTTTTTCACTTTGCTGTAAACTGGCCAAAGTAATCGCAAGAGTTTCTAGCTCACTCAAGGCCCCGGTAGGTTTAGTTAACTGCAACTGGCGTTGTTCAGCACGCAAGCGAAATTCATGATTGGGCTGCTGACATTGAGCTAACCACCATTGCATAACATTTCTCCTTTTAAGACCATTGGTAACCCGGCAACACAGAAAATTACACAGTCTGCAAGTTGGGCCAATCGCTGATGCAAACGACCACTTTCATCGACAAAACGTCGACTAATTTCACCTAGTGGCACTACCCCTAAACCAGTTTCATTACTCACTAAGATCACTTGCGAGCGCAAATTTGGTAGTACCGTCAGTAATTTTTCACACTCTTGTAGCTGTAAATGATCATCTTCGGCACAGAGCAAATTAGTCATCCATAAGGTCAAACAGTCAATCAAAATAACTTGATGCTCACGATCAAGCTCTTGCAAGCGTTCCGCCAAATATAAACACTCTTCGACCAGTGTCCAGGAGGCAGGACGTCGCTGCTGATGATGGTAAATGCGATCTTGCATTTCCTGATCGAGGGCTTGTGCCGTCGCCAAATAAATCACAGGTAAGCTACTGGACTGAGCAATCTGTTCAGCCAGTCTGCTTTTGCCGGAGCGTGCTCCGCCCAAAATCAATTGCAACATTTTTCACCTAGTAAGAACTGTGTATGAGGGTATAAATGCCCTTGCAATTTTTGAGCTTGATAATAACCAAAAGTCAGTTGTTCAACTGAAAACTCAAAAGTCTGCTGCTCAATTTTTTCAAAACGCTGGATAATCTGATCTGCCGACCAAGCCTGATTATATAGACCCAAGGTAATATGAGGACAATAATCTACAGGTGCAATCTCCACTGTATGCTGTCCCAATAAATTCCGTAAATGTTGTAAGGTTCCACTAGCATCATGAACTTCTAGAAATAAAGCCGTTTCAAAACTATTCAGCTTACCTGTTTTTAAATGAAACTGTAATGGATACTGCTGTTTCAAGGTGCGTACATGCTGAATTAATCGTGCCTCTACAAAATCATCGTCCCATACCGGCATCGTATCTGTCAAAAAACCACAAATAAAAAGGCTGATATGAAATTGGCGCGTATTCGGAGTAAATAAGACATCGGTAAATTCCTGACGCAGTTGTGCTAAATACAACAAAAGCTCTGGTTGAGTAATTTCAATATACCAGAGCCCATACCACTCACGACCACGATGCCATTCAGGATAATCACGTGCTACTGTAGGTGTAACCGTCATCGAAGGGTTTAAAAACACAGCTAAAACTAACTCTGAACGATGCAAGTCATTAAAGCATGGTTAAAAACAGCACACAGTTAAAAATTTTCAGCTTGTCACA
This portion of the Acinetobacter sp. GSS19 genome encodes:
- a CDS encoding histidine phosphatase family protein, translating into MLHFDILRHGESHLSHILRGQTDDALTALGWSQMQSTINRAIQSPVQWQVIVSSPLQRCAQFAETLAAQLQLPLIYQPGLQEMFFGDWEAQATADIYAHSPELLANFWQFPTRFTPPNAESLTDFQQRVMNAITELQMVLSQHRWSHALVISHGGVIKLLKCLALQQDLNQLLSQEAALAELHAFQISAQGELMMAQGNSV
- the cobT gene encoding nicotinate-nucleotide--dimethylbenzimidazole phosphoribosyltransferase; the encoded protein is MQWWLAQCQQPNHEFRLRAEQRQLQLTKPTGALSELETLAITLASLQQSEKPNIDQPWITIFAGDHGVMEENISAYPQAVTRQMLQNFATGGACISVIAKEYNATLQVIDCGSVGEPYDYQGVERYCIAPGTANFIHEIAMTAEQCQEAMQLGAQSVEKALSSNASIFVAGEMGIGNTCSASALACLLLNEPAEDLTGVGTGIQQERLQHKKKVIDQAVQRHRDFVQDDAFHALCAVGGLEIAAMTGAYIRCAQVGLPIVVDGFISSVAALCAVRLNPVVRDWMLFGHQSAEYGHVRILTELQAEPLLKLNLRLGEGSGAGAALGLIRLACSLHNNMATFAEAAVIGQQV
- a CDS encoding 2'-5' RNA ligase family protein, which codes for MFLNPSMTVTPTVARDYPEWHRGREWYGLWYIEITQPELLLYLAQLRQEFTDVLFTPNTRQFHISLFICGFLTDTMPVWDDDFVEARLIQHVRTLKQQYPLQFHLKTGKLNSFETALFLEVHDASGTLQHLRNLLGQHTVEIAPVDYCPHITLGLYNQAWSADQIIQRFEKIEQQTFEFSVEQLTFGYYQAQKLQGHLYPHTQFLLGEKCCN
- the cobU gene encoding bifunctional adenosylcobinamide kinase/adenosylcobinamide-phosphate guanylyltransferase → MLQLILGGARSGKSRLAEQIAQSSSLPVIYLATAQALDQEMQDRIYHHQQRRPASWTLVEECLYLAERLQELDREHQVILIDCLTLWMTNLLCAEDDHLQLQECEKLLTVLPNLRSQVILVSNETGLGVVPLGEISRRFVDESGRLHQRLAQLADCVIFCVAGLPMVLKGEMLCNGG